In one Nicotiana sylvestris chromosome 8, ASM39365v2, whole genome shotgun sequence genomic region, the following are encoded:
- the LOC138874705 gene encoding uncharacterized protein, which produces MAEGSRQWHEKLPFALLGYRTTVRTSVGATPYLLVYGIEAVIPAEIEITSLQIVAEAEIDDDEWVKTRLEQLSLIDEKRLVAVCHDQLYQQRRTRAYNKKVRPRKFEEGQQMLRRILPHQAEAKGSAKVPSVKWFSNFVGDAKLQIDRSEMQHNSWVQRQQFQMNSSSFSDQAPTRRAREYSSSFGN; this is translated from the exons atggcgGAGGGttccagacagtggcatgaaaagctaccctTTGCATTGCTGGGCTATCGCaccactgttcgtacttcagtaggggcaactccttatttgctggtGTATGGCattgaagcagtgatacccgcagaaatcGAAATCACATCCCTTCAGATTGTCGCAGAAGCCgaaattgacgatgatgaatgggttaaAACCCgcctggaacaattgagtttgatcgatgagaaaaggtTGGTAGCAGTGTGTCATGACCAATTGTATCAGCAGAGAAggacaagagcatataataagaaggtgcgtccgcgGAAGTTTGAAGAGGGTCAGCAAATGTTgagacgtatccttccacatcaggccgAGGCTAAAG GGTCAGCAAAAGTTccatcggtgaaatggtttagtAATTTCGTGGGAGATGCAAAGTTGCAGATAGATAGGTCAGAGATGCAACACAACAGTTGG gttcaaAGACAACAGTTTCAGAtgaacagttcaagtttcagcgatcaggcgcccacccggagagcaagggaatacagttcaagtttcggcaattag